The Rubidibacter lacunae KORDI 51-2 DNA window GTCACCGTGGCTCGGCGGCGGGTAGTGTGGCTGTTTGTACTCCTCTTGACCAACACCGTAACGGGAACGATCATTCGCTCCCAGGAGTCCGTTTTGCAACAGGTGGTAGCGCTTGCCGCATTTATTCCCTTGCTAACCGGTACGGGCGGTAACGTGGGCGCGCAGTCGTCCACGGTCGTGATTCGCGGCTTAAATACCGACGAGATTCGAGCGCTCGGTCCCCTGCAAGTGATTTTGCGGGAAGCGCGGGCGGGGTTGCTGCTCGGGTCTATTCTCGGAACGGTGGCCACCCTCTGGGCAGCCTGGCTGCAGGGCAGTTGGTTGGTCGCGATCGTCGTGGGGATTAGTTTAATTGCGATCTCGTTGTTAGCATCAGTGGCAGGATCCTCACTGCCGTTTCTATTCCGCCGGTTCGGACTCGATCCGGCGCTGATGTCGGCACCGTTCATCACAACAGCGGTCGACGTGTTAGGCGTCCTGATTTACTTCAATATTGCACGACGCATTCTCAGGTTGTGACCTTTCCAATCGGGGAGGATCCTGCATCATCGTTTGCATCTCCCCTAGCTCTCTTACACCTTTACTACTCCCTATCCTTGCCGTGTCCGGCCGACAGCGATTCATGAATGGGGAACTTGCCGAACTGGCGGCGATCGCGACCGCAACAGTAGGTGCTGTCAGCACGCTGTTTGTTGATGTGCAGATCGCCCCAGTTGCGTTGCTGCTCCTCGCGCTAGCGCTGTTTCTGGAGTTGGCAAACCGCCGGCGATCGGAGCAGCGATCGCGCCATCAGTCCGACCAAATAAGGCGGCAGCTTCAACAGCAGTCTCAGGCGATCGCGCTTCTGAACGATCGCTTGGCGGCAGCAACTGCTCCAGTTCCCCCTCGCATCGGCGACACGGACGCTCGCGTGGTGCGCGAGCAATTAACCGCGGTCGAGCAGTCGCTGTCGCAAGTGGTGCAATACCTCGATCGCTCCGCACTCCCCGGACGCGTCGAGCGGATTGAAGGCGAAATCGCACGCCTGCAGAATACTCGCATCGCTGTTTCTAGGGAACCCATGTCGACGCCGGATCCATCGCCACCTGCGGTTGCCTCACCGCCCATTGCCTGGACGCTCCGCCATACCCTCCCCGCCCACACCGATGTGGTGTCGGCGTTGGCGATCGCGCCCGGTCGCTTCGCCGTCAGCGTCAGTTGGGATCGAACGCTACAGGTTCGAGATCTAACCTCGGGAGCAATTATTGCCGAGCCGGTCACAAGCCCGCGCGGTTTTCGATCGGTGGCGGCCGGTCGCCTGCTGGCAACGGGCAGCTTCGACCGCGAAGTCGAACTCTGGCAGTGCGAAGGCGAGCTGCCGACTCTGGAAATTGCAGCAGCGCAAACATTAACCGGTCACCAGGGCTCGGTCCGGGCTCTGGCAGCGCTGCCGGATGGCATGTCGTTGTTCAGCGGTAGCTATGACGGCACGCTTAAGAGCTGGGATTGGGACGGGCGTCTGCTGGATAGTTGCGCCGATGCATCTGGGGTTATCCACGCCCTCGCCCTCGAACCCCACGGGCGTTGGTTGGCTAGCGGCGGCGGTGCCGGAACGTTGACGCTGTGGTCGCTCGACCCGCTAGCGCCGACTGGATACCTGCAAGGTAATTTGCATACGGTCGAGTCACTGGCTGTCAGCCCCGATGGCACGCTAGTTGCTGCAGGATGCATCGACGGAGCCGTTAGGATTTGGGCGGTGCCGACCGGCGATCGCCCCAACGCCAGCGAGCCGATTGCCACGCTGGGCGGACGCAACGGGCAGGTCATGGCTGTCGCATTTGTACCCGACGCGCCGTTTTTACTCGGCGGGGGTGTCGATGGTGCGATCTCGCTCTGGCACGTTCCCAGCTGGCAGCCCATCGCCGCTCTCAATGCCCAGGGCAATACAGGCAGCAAAGTTGCATCGGAAGGGATTGCGTCGTTTGCGATCGCCTCAGATGGGAATTACCTGGTAGCAGGGGGTGCGAACGGCACCCTGTGGATTTGGGAGCGATCGCGATAGGACTACCAATGTTCGCAAGCGCCTGGAACTATCTCGGCAAATGAGGGTGGCCCTGTCTTGGCAAATGAGTATGAACTGGAAGCCTTTCACTCTATAGGTTTGAATGATTGAGATGAAGCGTTGCGCCCCCAATGCCCTCGATTGTAAGAATGGCTCGCCCGGAGGTGCAAGCTCCAGTGCACATGCGATCTCAGGCTAATCTGGTTTGCCTTCCTCTTGGTTTCGCGCTCGAGCTCGTTCCTCTTCATCCTGCTGTTTCTTCATCTGTCGGAGAGCTTCCTGACTCATCCCAAACACGAACCCACCGGCTGCTCCGACGATCCCGTACACTCGCTGCAAGCGTTGATAAACTTGGCTTTTGTAAGGTGGAGTAGCGACCTTATAAAGGAATATCAGCAAGAAAAATCCGATGAGAGCTGTCATCAGGCCGGAGAAGAGGATCCGCTTGCTGTTCATGCTATTGCTCCGGGTTCGTGTGGATATCGGTTGCTACGCCGGGTTTTCGCCTTCCTCGTAGCGTTGGGGTGCGGTCGGTTCGCCGGGTGTTGGTGCCTCTGGGTGCTTGCTGGTATTGCCGTTGTCGAACGCAGTCACCGCCGAAGATTGCTTTGGATCGGTTGGCGGCTCGTCGTCGCCGGATTCATGGCCGTCGGACTTGCCAAGAACTGCTGCTTCGATCTTCTTAATGACTACATAAAGGACGGGCACGAGGAGTAAGCTCAACACCGTTGCTACGGCTAAGCCGCCGAACAAGGCATAGCCAATTGCCCAACGCGAGGCGGCACCCGCACCGCTGGCGATCAACAGGGGGAAGAAGCCGGCAAGCGAGGAGATTGCCGTCATAATGATGGGTCGAAATCGCGACCCGGCAGCTGTCTTAGCCGCTTCGATCAAATTGAGTCCTTCCTCGCGCTTCTGGTTGGCAAATTCGACGATTAGAATTGCGTTCTTACTTGCCAAGCCGATCAACATCACGAGCGCGACGTTCACATAAACGTCATTCACCAGCCCGCGCATCGACACGAACCAGAGCGCCCCAAGCAAAGCCAGCGGCACGGTAAGCAGGATGATCAGCGGATCGATGTAGCTCTCATACTGCGCTGAGAGCGTGAGGAACACCATGATGATTCCGAAGCCGAAGATCAACACGGCAAGGCCGCCAGCTGCTATTTCCTCTTTGGCAATGCCGATCCACTCGCTTTGAGTTCCGGGGATCGCGGCTTCAGCTTCGGCTTTATTCATGGCCGCGATCGACTGACCGCTACTCGACCCCCGTGCGGGCAGTGCTTGCAGTTTGATCGCGCGATAGCCGTTGTAGTGGGTAATAATCGGGGGTCCCGTGATCGGCGTGATAGTTGCGAATTCGCCGAATGGGATCATTTTCCCGTCGCGCGATCGCACGTTAAGGTCTTTGAGGTCTTCAGGCGTGTTGCGATAATCTCCGACTGCTTGGATGTAGACCTTGTAAGTACGAGCACCGAGCAAGAAGTCATTGGCATACGACGAGCCGATAGTAGCACCGATGGTGGACAAGGCCTGTTGGTAATCGACGTTGGCTGCTTGTAAGCGCGTGCGGTCCAGCTCGATCGAGAGTTGGGGCGTGCCAGCAGTAAATTGCGTCCGCGCCGACCCGATGACTGGGTCTGCATTCGCCGCCTTCAGCACACCAGCCGCACTTTCAAGCAAATCGTCAATGGTCAGACGACCGCCGCTACGATCCTGGAACTGCAGTTCTTGCTCTCCGGTAATGGAGAAACCTTGAATGACTGGAGGGTTGAATGCTGCAACGATCGCTTGCTGGTTTTGGGAGAAATGGCGGTTGAACTTAGCGATCACGCTATCTGCAGAGGACTCGGAGTCCTTGCGCTCGCTCCAGGGTTCAAATCGTGCAAAAAAGAGTCCCTGATTTGAACCCGCTCCTTCAAAGCTGAAACCACTTGCCGTAAAGGTCGAGCTCACCTCGGGTAGCTCGAGGAGGAAGTCATCAACTTCACCCAGCACCTCGTCGGTAGTTGCAAGCGGCACGCCGTCTGGAGCTTGGACGATACCGAGCAAGATGCCTTGATCCTCTAGGGGAACGAAACCCGTGGGCACGCTCACGAACATGTAGTAGGTGGTCGCTATCCCGATTCCGAAAACGATCATCACCAGG harbors:
- a CDS encoding efflux RND transporter permease subunit, which translates into the protein MAVFSIAGNFIKRPVLTTVTTLVILLIGGICIPLLPINYVPDIAPIQVQVNALYTGADANTVEDTVTTIVEREISGVQDMDYMTSQSYSGNSSIQVFFPSYTDKDINQVNVQNRVSQSLSSLPEPTQRLGVTVESASTSILRIYGIYSPDERYDAIFLSNYIDANIIDPLKRVRGVGDTRIFGDKFNAMRLWVDPDALASRGLTVPDVTAAVQAQNIVIGAGTIGAEPVPEGQAYEFPLRVRGRFADAAEFEDLVLKTEDDGTLVRLRDVGYAELGAESYTSNGYVNGVPGIGIAIYQAPGSNALDLGRRLEETMDELRANYPPGLGDELVYDTTDFIEVSIKEVVITLLQAIGLVIAVIFVFLQDWRTTVIPAVAIPVALIGALGFAFAFGFSLNSLTLFGLILATGLVVDDAIVIVEAVTTKMETGMTAKEASVEAMGELTGAVISTSLVLMAVFIPVAFFPGTTGALYQQFALILAFAVLVSTFNAISFSPSMSAILLRRKQQGGLMDRIFTPFNRALAWLQSSYKSFVDFLIRVRFLVMIVFGIGIATTYYMFVSVPTGFVPLEDQGILLGIVQAPDGVPLATTDEVLGEVDDFLLELPEVSSTFTASGFSFEGAGSNQGLFFARFEPWSERKDSESSADSVIAKFNRHFSQNQQAIVAAFNPPVIQGFSITGEQELQFQDRSGGRLTIDDLLESAAGVLKAANADPVIGSARTQFTAGTPQLSIELDRTRLQAANVDYQQALSTIGATIGSSYANDFLLGARTYKVYIQAVGDYRNTPEDLKDLNVRSRDGKMIPFGEFATITPITGPPIITHYNGYRAIKLQALPARGSSSGQSIAAMNKAEAEAAIPGTQSEWIGIAKEEIAAGGLAVLIFGFGIIMVFLTLSAQYESYIDPLIILLTVPLALLGALWFVSMRGLVNDVYVNVALVMLIGLASKNAILIVEFANQKREEGLNLIEAAKTAAGSRFRPIIMTAISSLAGFFPLLIASGAGAASRWAIGYALFGGLAVATVLSLLLVPVLYVVIKKIEAAVLGKSDGHESGDDEPPTDPKQSSAVTAFDNGNTSKHPEAPTPGEPTAPQRYEEGENPA
- a CDS encoding WD40 repeat domain-containing protein; translated protein: MSGRQRFMNGELAELAAIATATVGAVSTLFVDVQIAPVALLLLALALFLELANRRRSEQRSRHQSDQIRRQLQQQSQAIALLNDRLAAATAPVPPRIGDTDARVVREQLTAVEQSLSQVVQYLDRSALPGRVERIEGEIARLQNTRIAVSREPMSTPDPSPPAVASPPIAWTLRHTLPAHTDVVSALAIAPGRFAVSVSWDRTLQVRDLTSGAIIAEPVTSPRGFRSVAAGRLLATGSFDREVELWQCEGELPTLEIAAAQTLTGHQGSVRALAALPDGMSLFSGSYDGTLKSWDWDGRLLDSCADASGVIHALALEPHGRWLASGGGAGTLTLWSLDPLAPTGYLQGNLHTVESLAVSPDGTLVAAGCIDGAVRIWAVPTGDRPNASEPIATLGGRNGQVMAVAFVPDAPFLLGGGVDGAISLWHVPSWQPIAALNAQGNTGSKVASEGIASFAIASDGNYLVAGGANGTLWIWERSR